One genomic window of Malaciobacter molluscorum LMG 25693 includes the following:
- the purS gene encoding phosphoribosylformylglycinamidine synthase subunit PurS has translation MKAIVNVALKQGVLDDQGKATHHALDTLGFKEIVKDVRIGKQIILELNSDNEKDAKTEVKNMCEKLLANTVIEDYSIEIIG, from the coding sequence ATGAAAGCAATTGTAAACGTAGCATTAAAACAAGGTGTTTTGGATGATCAAGGTAAAGCAACTCATCATGCGTTAGATACATTAGGATTTAAAGAAATTGTTAAAGATGTAAGAATTGGTAAACAAATAATTTTAGAGCTTAATTCTGATAATGAAAAAGATGCTAAAACTGAAGTAAAAAACATGTGTGAAAAACTTCTTGCAAATACTGTAATTGAAGATTATAGTATCGAAATTATAGGTTAA
- the purQ gene encoding phosphoribosylformylglycinamidine synthase I translates to MNVTVLQFPGTNCEYDTKYAFEKLACNVTILWHKEIKLPENTDLLVIPGGFSYGDYLRSGAIARFANIMDSVQEYAKNGGKVLGICNGFQILLEAGLLPGAMKRNASLNFISKYNHLKVINNDNCFLQKLNLGEVINIPVAHHDGNYYIDNDGLKQLEENNQILLKYCNKDGEIENLNGSVAQIAGICNKEKNIFGLMPHPERAIENLLGCDDGIKMLEGFLKL, encoded by the coding sequence ATGAATGTAACAGTATTACAATTTCCAGGTACAAACTGTGAATATGATACAAAATATGCTTTTGAAAAATTGGCTTGTAATGTAACTATTCTTTGGCATAAAGAGATAAAATTACCTGAAAATACAGATTTATTAGTTATTCCTGGTGGATTTTCATATGGAGATTATTTAAGAAGTGGAGCAATTGCAAGATTTGCAAATATTATGGATTCTGTTCAAGAATATGCAAAAAATGGTGGAAAAGTATTAGGTATTTGTAATGGATTTCAAATTCTTTTAGAAGCAGGACTTTTACCTGGTGCTATGAAAAGAAATGCATCTTTAAACTTTATTTCTAAATATAATCATTTAAAAGTAATTAACAACGATAATTGTTTTTTACAAAAATTAAATTTAGGTGAAGTTATAAATATTCCTGTTGCTCATCATGATGGTAATTATTATATTGATAATGATGGATTAAAACAACTAGAAGAAAATAATCAAATACTTTTAAAATATTGTAATAAAGATGGTGAAATTGAGAACTTAAATGGTTCTGTTGCACAAATCGCTGGAATTTGTAATAAAGAAAAAAATATATTTGGTTTAATGCCTCATCCAGAAAGAGCAATTGAAAATTTATTAGGTTGTGATGATGGTATTAAAATGCTAGAAGGATTTTTAAAACTATAA
- a CDS encoding lysophospholipid acyltransferase family protein: protein MARIRALLVVIQFSITVAITIFFMYTFRNHAHKVIKIWMKFQVFFLGIKLKEEGKLDESCDLLILNHQSLLDIIVMEYIHSRNLAWVAKKEITDLPFFGHIIKAPRMISIDRENKAGIVKLLKESKDRLSKGRPIAIFPEGTRTNGKKLLKFKSGAKIIANKLNLRVQPAVLINTKNILDSQKLTCNPGIVKVIYLEPVQASKDTNWFEETENKMREIIEQESKKNEL, encoded by the coding sequence TTGGCAAGAATTAGAGCTTTATTAGTAGTAATTCAATTTTCAATAACAGTTGCTATTACTATTTTTTTTATGTACACATTTAGAAATCATGCACATAAAGTAATAAAAATTTGGATGAAATTTCAAGTATTCTTTTTAGGTATAAAATTAAAAGAAGAGGGAAAACTTGATGAGAGTTGTGATTTGCTAATTCTAAATCATCAAAGTTTACTTGATATTATTGTAATGGAATATATTCATTCAAGAAATTTGGCATGGGTCGCAAAAAAAGAGATTACTGACTTGCCTTTTTTTGGTCATATTATAAAAGCTCCAAGAATGATATCAATAGATAGAGAAAATAAAGCAGGAATTGTAAAATTATTAAAAGAATCTAAAGATAGATTATCAAAAGGAAGACCTATTGCAATTTTTCCTGAAGGTACAAGAACAAATGGTAAAAAACTTTTAAAGTTTAAATCAGGTGCAAAGATAATTGCAAATAAACTTAATTTAAGAGTTCAACCAGCTGTATTAATTAATACAAAGAATATTTTAGATTCTCAAAAACTTACTTGTAATCCAGGTATTGTAAAAGTAATATATTTAGAACCTGTTCAAGCTTCAAAAGATACTAATTGGTTTGAAGAAACAGAAAATAAAATGAGAGAAATTATTGAGCAAGAGAGTAAAAAAAATGAGCTTTAA
- the crcB gene encoding fluoride efflux transporter CrcB has translation MSFNIQTILAIGCGGFLGALLRAYAIHVVNKHVPLEFPLGVLAVNVIGSFAMGIIFAVFAHYSLSGNLKVFLTTGFLGALTTYSTFAIETYFLFETSLFIAIANIVLNVTGTILAAALGYKLLQFLLVNH, from the coding sequence ATGAGCTTTAATATACAAACAATTCTTGCAATTGGTTGTGGAGGGTTTTTAGGAGCACTTCTTAGAGCTTATGCAATTCATGTAGTAAATAAACATGTGCCTTTAGAGTTTCCATTGGGAGTATTGGCCGTAAATGTAATTGGAAGTTTTGCTATGGGAATAATTTTTGCAGTTTTTGCACACTACTCATTAAGTGGAAATTTAAAAGTATTTTTAACAACAGGATTTTTAGGAGCTTTAACTACTTATTCTACTTTTGCTATTGAGACATATTTTTTATTTGAGACTTCGTTATTTATTGCAATTGCAAATATAGTTCTTAATGTTACAGGAACTATACTTGCTGCTGCTTTAGGATATAAGTTATTACAGTTTTTACTTGTTAATCATTAA
- a CDS encoding helix-turn-helix domain-containing protein → MEIYERINQILKEKKMTKKEFAARLLAINPKVNRLGEAPSVSSIYAYLNGTSSIKADFIPFIAEALNVAEQELFEDNSNNRNRYLKYILKDLSKNELELIKNRIEDLCHWEQAMTEQVEKIYTYKTNKDKIDELISLLPYMPDALYDNVIKKVREIKEFTDTY, encoded by the coding sequence ATGGAGATTTACGAAAGAATAAATCAAATATTAAAAGAGAAAAAAATGACAAAAAAAGAGTTTGCAGCCAGACTCTTAGCAATAAATCCTAAAGTAAATAGATTAGGAGAAGCTCCGTCAGTTTCATCAATCTATGCATATTTAAATGGTACATCATCAATAAAAGCTGATTTTATTCCTTTTATTGCTGAAGCTTTAAATGTTGCAGAACAAGAGTTATTTGAAGATAATTCAAATAATAGAAATAGATATTTAAAGTATATATTAAAAGATTTATCAAAAAATGAATTAGAATTAATCAAAAATAGAATAGAAGATTTATGCCATTGGGAACAAGCAATGACAGAACAAGTAGAAAAAATATATACTTATAAAACAAATAAAGATAAGATTGATGAACTAATATCATTATTACCATATATGCCAGATGCATTATATGATAATGTAATAAAAAAAGTTAGAGAGATAAAAGAGTTTACAGATACTTATTAA
- the tatA gene encoding twin-arginine translocase TatA/TatE family subunit, which yields MGMPGGMEWVLIALVILLLFGGKKIPELAKGLGSGIKNFKKAVKEDDETIAEDKKEEIEKKAESSTDAKKEENKTV from the coding sequence ATGGGTATGCCAGGTGGTATGGAATGGGTATTAATCGCTTTAGTAATTTTATTATTATTTGGTGGTAAAAAGATACCTGAACTTGCTAAAGGATTAGGAAGTGGAATTAAAAATTTTAAAAAAGCAGTAAAAGAAGATGATGAAACTATAGCAGAAGATAAAAAAGAAGAAATAGAAAAAAAAGCTGAATCTTCGACAGATGCTAAAAAAGAAGAAAATAAAACAGTATAA
- the argS gene encoding arginine--tRNA ligase, with the protein MQKIVKKYIEEILEKQIVLEKPKDISLGHFATPVAFSLAKELRKSPMIIAQDLASKFEDSEMFEKVEAVKGFINFKLSNAFLQTLCEETLSLGDNFAKGENKNEKILLEYVSANPTGPLHIGHARGAIAGDTLARVGRHLGFDITTEYYVNDAGAQMDLLGLSLALAGQESILKQEVQYPEKYYRGDYLFDIAKDVEKEFGKDIFNDETKYKELALFAKDKVLDIIKKDMSDIGIEFDNYVSEKSLYSSWDETKSLLEKNGSLYEKDEKTWIRSTEFGDDVDRVVVRDNGIPTYLAGDIIYHKNKYDRQYDKYINIWGADHHGYITRVKAAIEFLGYDSKKFEVLLSQMVQLLKGGEPYKMSKRAGNVILMSDISNEIGSDALRFVFLTKKSDTHLEFDLDILKNQDSSNPIFYINYAYARINQVFKKAQLNFDDVSSESFENLNQDALNLVYESLLLPSILEEAFSKRDMQKITDYLHSIAASVHRFYNEHKIIDSDEQNQYLKVLSLAALTIKVTLNLLGIEAKEIM; encoded by the coding sequence TTGCAAAAAATAGTAAAAAAATATATAGAAGAAATTTTAGAAAAACAAATAGTATTAGAAAAACCTAAAGATATATCTTTAGGTCATTTTGCAACGCCTGTAGCATTTTCATTAGCAAAAGAGTTAAGAAAATCTCCAATGATAATTGCGCAAGATTTAGCTTCAAAATTTGAAGATAGTGAAATGTTTGAAAAAGTTGAAGCAGTTAAAGGTTTTATAAATTTTAAATTATCAAATGCTTTTTTGCAAACTTTATGTGAAGAAACTTTATCTTTAGGTGATAACTTTGCAAAAGGTGAAAATAAAAATGAAAAAATACTATTAGAGTATGTAAGTGCAAATCCTACTGGTCCTTTACATATAGGACATGCAAGAGGAGCAATTGCAGGAGATACATTAGCAAGAGTAGGTAGGCATTTAGGTTTTGATATAACTACTGAATATTATGTAAATGATGCTGGTGCTCAAATGGATCTACTTGGATTGTCTTTAGCATTAGCAGGACAAGAATCAATTTTAAAACAAGAAGTTCAATATCCTGAAAAATATTATAGGGGTGATTATCTTTTTGATATTGCTAAAGATGTTGAAAAAGAGTTTGGAAAAGATATTTTTAATGATGAAACAAAATATAAAGAATTAGCTTTATTTGCAAAAGATAAAGTTCTTGATATAATAAAAAAAGATATGTCTGATATTGGTATTGAATTTGATAACTATGTTAGTGAAAAATCTCTTTATTCATCGTGGGATGAAACTAAAAGTTTATTAGAAAAAAATGGTTCACTTTATGAAAAAGATGAAAAAACTTGGATAAGATCAACTGAATTTGGTGATGATGTTGATAGAGTTGTCGTAAGAGATAATGGTATTCCTACATATTTAGCAGGAGATATTATTTATCATAAAAATAAATATGATAGACAATATGATAAATATATAAATATTTGGGGTGCTGATCACCATGGCTATATTACTAGAGTTAAAGCTGCTATTGAATTTTTAGGTTATGATTCTAAAAAGTTTGAAGTGTTACTTTCTCAAATGGTTCAATTACTAAAAGGTGGGGAACCTTATAAAATGAGTAAAAGAGCTGGTAATGTTATATTAATGAGTGATATATCTAATGAGATTGGTTCAGATGCATTAAGATTTGTATTTTTAACAAAAAAAAGTGATACTCATTTAGAGTTTGATTTGGATATCTTAAAAAATCAAGATAGTTCAAATCCAATATTTTATATTAATTATGCATATGCAAGAATTAATCAAGTTTTTAAAAAAGCGCAATTAAACTTTGATGATGTCTCTAGTGAGAGTTTTGAAAATTTAAATCAAGATGCTTTAAATCTTGTTTATGAATCATTACTTTTACCTTCAATTTTAGAAGAAGCTTTTTCTAAAAGAGATATGCAAAAAATAACAGATTATTTACATTCAATTGCAGCTTCAGTTCATAGGTTTTATAATGAACATAAAATTATTGATTCAGATGAACAAAATCAATACTTAAAAGTATTAAGTTTGGCTGCTTTAACAATTAAAGTAACTTTAAATCTATTGGGAATAGAGGCTAAGGAGATTATGTAA
- the rsfS gene encoding ribosome silencing factor, with amino-acid sequence MNERIERIKTILDDKKAENIEVIDLNGKDYIVDYVIIATTLNSKHAFSLLNYLKNDLKPLGEEFLRVDDNEDWTIIDLGDIFIHLMSEKHREKYNLEEFLEELGEHKA; translated from the coding sequence TTGAATGAAAGAATTGAAAGAATAAAAACTATTCTTGATGACAAAAAAGCAGAAAACATTGAAGTAATTGACTTAAACGGAAAAGATTATATTGTTGATTATGTAATAATTGCAACTACATTAAATTCAAAACATGCATTTTCTCTTTTAAATTATCTAAAAAATGATTTAAAGCCACTAGGAGAAGAATTTTTAAGAGTTGATGATAATGAAGATTGGACAATTATTGATTTAGGTGATATTTTTATTCATTTAATGAGTGAGAAGCATAGAGAAAAATATAATCTTGAAGAGTTCTTAGAAGAGCTAGGAGAACACAAAGCTTAA
- the nadD gene encoding nicotinate (nicotinamide) nucleotide adenylyltransferase, with product MRIAVFGGSFDPPHIAHEKIVSIALEELDIDKIFIVPTYLNPFKDDFHLKPEKRFSLLSKLFINNKRVIICDYEINQKRKVPSFETIQFLKNHYEISKIYFIIGTDNYKSLNKWYKYDELKKEVEFVVAKRIGFLNENLDKIKTLNVEIDISSTNLRNSINLDFIPKKIKDDVKSLYKTK from the coding sequence GTGCGTATAGCAGTATTTGGAGGAAGTTTTGACCCACCACATATTGCACATGAAAAGATAGTTAGTATTGCTTTAGAAGAGTTAGATATTGATAAAATCTTTATTGTGCCAACTTATCTGAATCCTTTTAAAGATGATTTTCATTTAAAACCAGAAAAAAGATTTTCTCTTTTATCAAAACTATTTATAAACAATAAAAGAGTGATTATTTGTGACTATGAAATTAATCAAAAAAGAAAAGTACCCTCTTTTGAAACTATTCAATTTTTAAAAAATCATTATGAAATATCAAAAATTTATTTTATTATCGGTACTGATAATTATAAAAGTTTAAATAAATGGTATAAATATGATGAATTAAAAAAAGAAGTTGAATTTGTTGTTGCAAAAAGAATAGGTTTTTTAAATGAAAATTTGGATAAGATAAAAACTTTAAATGTTGAAATAGATATAAGTTCAACAAATTTAAGAAATTCTATTAACTTAGATTTCATTCCAAAAAAAATAAAAGATGATGTAAAGTCATTATATAAAACAAAATAA
- the gap gene encoding type I glyceraldehyde-3-phosphate dehydrogenase, translating into MAVKVAINGFGRIGRCVARIIANRDDVELVAINDTASIEMLEYITKYDTVHGTFDGDVKVENGYLKMGNINAKLYSTRDASELTFTKDCGAEVILECTGAYLTTEKCQVHLDNGAKKVVMSAPAKDDTPTFVLGVNEDKYEGQAIVSNASCTTNCLGPVAKALDDAFGIEKGLMTTIHSYTNDQNILDVKHKKDKRRSRAGALNMIPTTTGAAKAMRLVMPQLDGKLHGQSVRVPTPNVSMVDVNLLVKKDTTKEEVNALFETKAKELAGIIAVDNEMMVSSDLVGNTNSTIIAADLTQVIGGNMIKVMTWYDNEWGYSSRLIDMAVYVSNK; encoded by the coding sequence ATGGCTGTAAAAGTTGCAATAAATGGTTTTGGAAGAATTGGAAGATGCGTTGCAAGAATTATTGCTAATAGAGATGATGTTGAATTAGTAGCAATTAATGATACTGCATCTATTGAGATGCTAGAGTATATCACTAAATATGATACCGTTCATGGTACATTTGATGGTGATGTAAAAGTTGAAAATGGTTATTTAAAAATGGGAAACATAAATGCCAAGTTATACTCAACTAGAGATGCAAGTGAGCTAACATTTACAAAAGATTGTGGAGCAGAAGTTATTTTAGAGTGTACGGGTGCATATTTAACAACTGAGAAATGTCAAGTACATTTAGATAATGGTGCAAAAAAAGTAGTTATGTCTGCACCTGCAAAAGATGATACACCAACATTTGTTTTAGGTGTAAATGAAGATAAATATGAAGGTCAGGCAATTGTTTCTAATGCTTCTTGTACAACTAATTGTTTAGGACCAGTTGCTAAAGCACTTGATGATGCATTTGGAATAGAAAAAGGTTTAATGACAACTATTCATTCATATACTAATGACCAAAATATTTTAGATGTAAAACATAAAAAAGATAAAAGAAGATCAAGAGCTGGTGCGCTTAATATGATACCAACAACAACAGGTGCAGCAAAAGCTATGAGACTTGTAATGCCACAACTTGATGGAAAATTACATGGACAAAGTGTAAGAGTTCCAACTCCAAATGTTTCTATGGTTGATGTAAATTTACTTGTAAAAAAAGATACAACAAAAGAAGAAGTAAATGCTTTATTTGAAACAAAAGCAAAAGAATTAGCAGGAATTATTGCTGTTGATAATGAGATGATGGTTTCAAGTGATTTAGTTGGAAATACAAACTCTACAATTATTGCAGCAGATTTAACTCAAGTTATTGGTGGAAACATGATCAAAGTTATGACTTGGTATGACAATGAGTGGGGTTACTCTTCAAGACTTATAGATATGGCAGTTTATGTATCTAATAAATAG
- a CDS encoding phosphoglycerate kinase, whose translation MNLQEIKNLDIAGKRVFIRCDFNVPIDEYSNISDDRRIRSALNTIRYCIDNDCSIILASHFGRPKNGYEEKYSLKPIAKRLHTLLKQDIKMAEDVVGEKTLEIASSLKSGEILLLENMRFEEGETKNDEILSKTLASMADVYINDAFGVSHRAHASVEGIAKYFDIDHKAAGFLLAKEIKFFYHIVHNPKRPFVSIVGGSKVSGKLEALHNLIPKVDKIIIGGGMAFTFLKAQGYEVGKSLVEDDLIPEAIKIIEQAKELGVKFYLPVDVVVAETFDSETVAKGTTIQEIPEDWMGLDIGPASAILFEQALTDANTILWNGPMGVYEMEKFAKGSAKVSHAVASSFATTVVGGGDTADLVRVTGDEDNMTFISTGGGASLELIEGKILPGVKALLIED comes from the coding sequence ATGAATTTACAAGAGATTAAAAATTTGGATATAGCTGGTAAAAGAGTTTTTATAAGATGTGATTTTAATGTTCCTATTGATGAATATAGTAATATTAGTGATGATAGAAGAATTAGAAGTGCCTTAAATACAATTAGGTATTGTATAGATAATGATTGCTCTATTATTTTAGCATCACATTTTGGAAGACCTAAAAATGGTTATGAAGAAAAATATTCATTAAAACCAATTGCAAAAAGACTACATACTTTATTAAAACAAGATATTAAAATGGCTGAAGATGTAGTTGGTGAAAAAACTTTAGAAATTGCTTCTTCTTTAAAATCAGGTGAAATATTATTACTTGAAAATATGAGATTTGAAGAGGGTGAAACAAAAAATGATGAAATATTAAGTAAAACACTAGCTTCAATGGCAGATGTTTATATAAATGATGCATTTGGTGTATCTCATAGAGCACATGCTTCTGTTGAAGGTATTGCAAAATATTTTGATATTGATCATAAAGCAGCAGGATTTTTATTAGCAAAAGAGATTAAGTTTTTTTATCATATAGTTCATAATCCAAAAAGACCTTTTGTATCAATTGTAGGTGGTTCAAAAGTTTCTGGCAAATTAGAAGCTTTACATAATCTAATTCCAAAAGTTGATAAAATAATTATTGGCGGAGGAATGGCTTTTACTTTTTTAAAAGCACAAGGATATGAAGTAGGTAAATCTTTAGTGGAAGATGATTTAATTCCAGAGGCTATTAAAATAATAGAACAAGCAAAAGAACTTGGCGTTAAATTTTATTTACCAGTTGATGTTGTTGTTGCAGAGACATTTGATTCAGAAACAGTTGCAAAAGGTACTACAATACAAGAAATACCAGAAGATTGGATGGGATTAGATATAGGTCCTGCTTCAGCAATATTATTTGAGCAAGCTTTAACTGATGCAAATACAATTTTGTGGAATGGGCCAATGGGTGTATATGAAATGGAAAAATTTGCAAAAGGAAGTGCAAAGGTTTCTCATGCAGTTGCTAGCTCTTTTGCAACTACTGTTGTTGGTGGTGGTGATACTGCTGATTTAGTAAGAGTTACTGGCGATGAAGATAATATGACTTTTATTAGTACAGGTGGTGGAGCTTCATTAGAGTTAATTGAAGGGAAAATACTTCCTGGTGTAAAAGCATTATTGATTGAGGATTAA
- a CDS encoding triose-phosphate isomerase, whose protein sequence is MAIIASNFKTNHTRKSTKEFICNVNEYLKKNEISTEVIVFPTSTSLDNFDTIPSFFIGAQNAYATQRGSFTGEIGTEQLDEFAIKTILIGHSERRHILGETQEQVAQKFNFYKELGYKIIYCIGEPLEVKEEGLNSTLEYIYEQFIGIDTDYENLILAYEPVWAIGTGVTATNEDIVNIHNAIKEKISKPLLYGGSVKVNNVREICSLNNVDGALIGTASWNQEDFIKIIENTKDI, encoded by the coding sequence ATGGCAATAATAGCATCAAACTTTAAAACAAACCATACTAGGAAATCTACAAAAGAGTTTATTTGTAATGTAAATGAATATTTGAAGAAAAATGAAATATCTACAGAAGTAATTGTTTTCCCAACTTCTACTTCTTTAGATAATTTTGATACAATTCCTTCTTTTTTTATAGGTGCACAAAATGCTTATGCAACACAAAGAGGTTCATTTACAGGTGAAATTGGAACAGAACAATTAGATGAATTTGCTATAAAAACTATTTTAATTGGTCATAGTGAAAGAAGACATATTTTGGGTGAAACGCAAGAACAAGTAGCCCAAAAATTTAATTTTTATAAAGAACTTGGTTATAAAATAATCTATTGTATAGGTGAACCTCTAGAAGTAAAAGAAGAAGGTTTAAATAGCACTTTAGAATATATATATGAACAATTTATAGGAATTGATACAGATTATGAGAATTTGATTTTAGCATATGAACCTGTTTGGGCAATAGGAACAGGAGTTACAGCTACGAATGAAGATATAGTTAATATTCACAATGCTATAAAAGAAAAAATTTCTAAACCTTTACTTTATGGCGGTAGTGTAAAAGTAAATAATGTTAGAGAAATTTGTTCTTTAAATAATGTTGATGGAGCTTTAATAGGTACTGCTTCTTGGAATCAAGAAGATTTTATAAAAATAATAGAAAATACAAAGGATATATAG
- the fabI gene encoding enoyl-ACP reductase FabI encodes MLMKGKKGVILGVANNKSIAYGIAKACAEQGAEIAFTYLNDALKKRVVPIAAEFGSEDLVYPCDVSKPEEIKALKESLEKDLGQIDFIVHSIAFAPKEGLSGRFYDISKEAFDIAMDISVYSLIEVVRELKPLLSENSSVLTLTYYGGAKYIPNYNLMGIAKAALEMTTKYLAEDLGKDGVRVNAISAGPIKTLAAAGIGDFRFMLKWNEAHSPLKKNVTTTEVGNSGMYLLSDLSSAVTGEIHYVDSGFNIMGMPAVNFDEKGRPTIAWNGTDK; translated from the coding sequence ATGTTAATGAAGGGTAAGAAAGGTGTTATTTTAGGAGTTGCAAATAATAAATCAATTGCATATGGTATTGCTAAGGCTTGTGCAGAACAAGGTGCAGAGATTGCATTTACTTATTTAAATGATGCTCTTAAAAAAAGAGTTGTTCCAATAGCAGCAGAATTTGGAAGTGAGGATTTAGTTTATCCTTGTGATGTAAGTAAACCTGAAGAAATTAAAGCTTTAAAAGAGTCTTTAGAAAAAGATTTAGGTCAAATTGATTTTATTGTACACTCAATTGCATTCGCTCCAAAAGAGGGACTTTCTGGTAGATTTTATGATATTTCTAAAGAGGCATTTGACATTGCAATGGATATTTCTGTTTACTCTCTTATTGAAGTTGTAAGAGAGTTAAAACCATTGTTAAGTGAAAATTCATCAGTATTAACATTAACATATTATGGTGGGGCTAAATATATTCCTAATTATAATTTAATGGGTATTGCTAAAGCTGCTTTAGAAATGACAACTAAATATTTAGCAGAAGATTTAGGTAAAGATGGTGTTAGAGTTAATGCAATTAGTGCAGGCCCAATTAAAACTTTAGCTGCTGCTGGAATTGGTGATTTTAGATTTATGTTAAAATGGAATGAGGCACACTCTCCATTAAAGAAAAATGTAACAACTACAGAAGTTGGTAATTCTGGTATGTACTTACTTTCAGATTTAAGTAGTGCTGTTACTGGTGAAATTCATTATGTTGATAGTGGATTTAATATTATGGGAATGCCTGCTGTTAACTTTGATGAAAAAGGTAGACCTACAATTGCATGGAATGGTACAGATAAATAA
- the lysA gene encoding diaminopimelate decarboxylase, whose amino-acid sequence MNINFKELSNKYETPYYVYDFDYISEKYTELKTAFKARKSLVAYAVKANSNLSVIKHLAQLGAGADCVSIGEVKRALKVGIEPYKIIFSGVGKIDSEIKAALELGILMINVESDAELNRVEQIAKQLDVVARISIRVNPNIDPQTHPYISTGLHENKFGVDIDTAKRMYIQCKNSQHLEPTGIHLHIGSQLTQLEPIKESVKIVADLVRNLAAIKIELSFFDVGGGLGIIYDDEKLIDTNEYAQSILECLFGLDITVVCEPGRFIVGNAGTFITKVLYEKVNGNKRFVIVDGAMNDLIRPSLYNAYHKIEVLNDNEDLSDCNLVGPVCESGDFFAKDIKLPKTQNGDLVAIYSAGAYCFTMASNYNTRGRVAEIAIENGKDRLIRKRETFEDIIALEEEFIK is encoded by the coding sequence ATGAATATAAATTTTAAAGAGTTATCAAATAAATATGAGACACCATATTATGTGTATGACTTTGATTATATATCAGAAAAATATACAGAATTAAAAACAGCATTTAAAGCAAGGAAATCTTTAGTTGCATATGCTGTGAAAGCAAATTCAAACTTGAGTGTTATTAAACACTTAGCACAACTTGGTGCAGGTGCAGATTGTGTAAGTATTGGAGAAGTAAAAAGAGCATTAAAAGTAGGTATTGAACCATATAAAATTATTTTCTCAGGTGTAGGTAAAATTGATAGTGAAATTAAAGCTGCATTGGAACTTGGTATTTTAATGATAAATGTTGAAAGTGATGCTGAGTTAAATAGAGTTGAGCAAATAGCAAAACAATTAGATGTTGTAGCTAGAATCTCAATTAGAGTAAATCCAAATATTGATCCTCAAACACATCCTTATATTTCTACAGGGTTACATGAAAATAAATTTGGGGTAGATATTGATACTGCAAAAAGAATGTATATCCAATGTAAAAATTCACAACATTTAGAACCAACTGGAATTCATTTACACATAGGTTCACAATTAACGCAATTAGAACCAATTAAAGAGTCTGTAAAAATAGTTGCAGATTTAGTTAGAAATCTAGCTGCAATAAAAATTGAACTTAGTTTCTTTGATGTTGGTGGTGGATTAGGAATTATTTATGATGATGAGAAACTTATTGATACAAATGAGTATGCACAATCAATTTTAGAGTGTTTATTTGGTTTAGATATTACAGTTGTTTGTGAGCCAGGAAGATTTATTGTTGGTAATGCAGGAACATTTATAACAAAAGTTTTATATGAAAAAGTAAATGGTAATAAAAGATTTGTAATTGTTGATGGGGCAATGAATGATTTAATTAGACCATCTTTATATAATGCATATCATAAAATTGAAGTCTTAAATGATAATGAAGATTTAAGTGATTGTAATTTAGTAGGACCTGTTTGTGAAAGTGGAGATTTTTTTGCAAAAGATATTAAACTACCAAAAACACAAAATGGTGATTTAGTTGCAATATATAGTGCTGGAGCATATTGTTTTACAATGGCTAGTAATTATAATACTAGAGGTAGAGTTGCTGAAATTGCAATTGAAAATGGCAAAGATAGACTAATCAGAAAAAGAGAAACTTTTGAAGATATTATTGCATTAGAAGAGGAATTTATAAAATAA